One segment of Agrococcus sp. ProA11 DNA contains the following:
- a CDS encoding ParB/RepB/Spo0J family partition protein, with protein MSKKAGLGRGIGALIPTGPATTGPATTGPATTEAASDTATTPSATRTMVREGAGRSDSSGTTTTDSTAASRRRRPAKAGTRPVDVFFSGEEDGHELLEVPGATLVAVPPASIRPNASQPRMVFDEDDLSELEHSIREFGVLQPIVVRPVEAAEDGTRYELIMGERRWRASQRAGLETIPAIVKDTPDDAMLRDALLENLHRAELNPLEEASAYQQLMDDFAITQDELSQRIGRSRPQISNTIRLLKLPETVQTRVASGVLSAGHARAILSVAGAEAQERLAAKIVNEDLSVRAAEAAAGLVKTRSPRTAPTKGAIQHGLDEIATRLEDRLDTRVKVSLGRSKGQLTIDFATVADLNRILAQLGEQGFEGAGASDQG; from the coding sequence ATGAGCAAGAAGGCAGGACTCGGGCGCGGCATCGGTGCGCTCATCCCCACCGGTCCGGCAACGACCGGTCCGGCAACCACCGGGCCGGCAACCACTGAGGCGGCGAGCGACACGGCAACGACGCCGTCCGCGACTCGCACCATGGTCAGGGAAGGCGCTGGTCGCTCTGACTCGTCCGGCACCACGACCACCGACAGCACCGCGGCGTCGCGGCGCCGGCGCCCCGCGAAGGCCGGCACACGACCGGTGGACGTCTTCTTCTCCGGTGAGGAGGACGGCCACGAACTGCTCGAGGTGCCGGGCGCGACGCTCGTCGCGGTGCCGCCGGCGTCGATCCGTCCCAATGCCAGTCAGCCGCGCATGGTCTTCGATGAGGACGACCTGAGCGAGCTCGAGCACTCCATCCGTGAGTTCGGTGTGCTGCAGCCGATCGTCGTGCGTCCCGTGGAGGCGGCGGAGGACGGCACGCGGTACGAGCTGATCATGGGGGAGCGGCGCTGGCGTGCGAGCCAGCGCGCCGGACTCGAGACGATCCCGGCCATCGTGAAGGACACGCCCGACGACGCGATGCTGCGCGACGCACTGCTCGAGAACCTGCATCGGGCGGAGCTGAATCCGCTGGAAGAGGCGTCGGCCTACCAGCAGCTGATGGACGACTTCGCCATCACGCAGGACGAGCTGTCACAGCGCATCGGGCGCAGCCGACCGCAGATCTCGAACACGATCCGACTCCTCAAGCTTCCCGAGACCGTGCAGACCCGCGTGGCGAGCGGCGTGCTCTCGGCCGGACATGCGCGCGCGATCCTGTCGGTCGCCGGCGCGGAGGCACAGGAGCGGCTGGCCGCCAAGATTGTTAATGAGGATCTCTCAGTTCGTGCGGCGGAGGCGGCTGCCGGACTGGTGAAGACGCGCAGCCCGCGCACCGCGCCCACGAAGGGCGCGATCCAGCACGGGCTGGATGAGATTGCGACGCGCCTCGAGGATCGCCTCGACACCAGGGTGAAGGTCTCGCTGGGGCGCTCGAAGGGGCAGCTCACGATCGACTTCGCCACCGTCGCCGACCTCAATCGGATCCTCGCGCAGCTCGGGGAGCAGGGCTTCGAAGGCGCAGGAGCAAGCGAC
- a CDS encoding ParA family protein codes for MARRRQALSAKELPLPSHTRIFTVVNQKGGVGKTTTAVNLAAALAQAGARVLVLDLDPQGNASTALGIDHHADVLSTYDVLIDGEPMASAIAVSPQHKQLQVVPSTIHLAGADLELAGMERREHRLREALDAHLSTVEEAPHYVFIDCPPSLGLLTINAFTAASEVLLPIQCEYYALEGVTQLIDTIGRIQAHLNPQLEVSTVLLTMFDGRTLLSRQVVDEVRAHFPEQTLEAVIPRSVRVSEAPGYGQTVIAYDPNSPGALSYREAAAEIAHRGTP; via the coding sequence ATGGCGCGACGTCGACAGGCTCTGTCCGCCAAGGAACTCCCGCTGCCCAGCCACACCCGCATCTTCACGGTGGTGAACCAGAAGGGCGGCGTTGGCAAGACGACGACCGCCGTCAACCTCGCTGCGGCGCTCGCGCAGGCGGGAGCACGGGTGCTCGTGCTTGACCTCGACCCTCAGGGCAATGCGTCGACCGCGCTCGGCATCGACCATCACGCCGACGTCCTGAGCACCTACGACGTGCTCATCGACGGTGAGCCCATGGCCAGCGCGATCGCGGTCAGCCCCCAGCACAAGCAGCTGCAGGTTGTGCCCTCGACGATCCACCTCGCCGGCGCCGACCTGGAGCTTGCGGGCATGGAGCGCCGCGAGCACCGCTTGCGCGAGGCGCTCGACGCACACCTCTCGACGGTGGAGGAGGCGCCGCACTACGTCTTCATCGATTGCCCCCCGTCGCTGGGCCTGCTGACGATCAATGCGTTCACGGCGGCAAGCGAAGTGCTGCTGCCGATCCAGTGCGAGTACTACGCGCTCGAGGGCGTCACGCAGCTCATCGACACGATCGGGCGCATCCAGGCGCACCTGAACCCGCAGCTGGAGGTGAGCACAGTACTGCTGACGATGTTCGACGGACGCACGCTGCTGTCCCGTCAGGTGGTCGACGAGGTGCGTGCGCACTTCCCGGAGCAGACGCTCGAGGCCGTCATCCCGCGCTCGGTCCGCGTCTCTGAGGCTCCCGGCTACGGGCAGACCGTGATCGCCTACGACCCCAACTCACCCGGTGCGCTCTCCTATCGTGAGGCCGCCGCTGAGATCGCACACAGAGGAACACCATGA